A stretch of the Pseudomonas sp. ACM7 genome encodes the following:
- a CDS encoding ComEC/Rec2 family competence protein → MLTLQLLPAREGDAIWVRWGSPDAPYQMLIDMGPEETGKELRERISALPEDQRSFELIVVTHIDRDHIGGLLSCLVDAEPIPGFTTKDFWFNGFAHLDGLKPQDEFESMGAIQGERLSNWLGTQNWNKLFAGGPVCRENKLPLPYRDFEGGMRLTVLGPTARRLSDLKPVWRKEVEAALRKAQKNISDEGLERMGANSIHALNDKEALLRLAEQQLTRDNSPANASSIVLLLEYKDTRILLSGDAFSTDLKESVQLFSQGQPLELAAFKVPHHGSRRNLCKALIESVRCPCWLISTDGSRFQHPDDEAVARILSYSKYCPITVGFNIRSEYNEKWSNDDWRERFSYRTTYGSIEDGLILKFQGGALVDS, encoded by the coding sequence ATGCTAACGCTACAACTTCTGCCGGCGCGTGAGGGCGATGCTATTTGGGTGCGTTGGGGTTCCCCTGATGCCCCTTACCAGATGCTGATCGATATGGGCCCTGAAGAAACGGGTAAGGAGTTGCGAGAGCGCATCAGCGCATTGCCTGAAGATCAACGATCATTCGAACTAATCGTTGTAACCCATATTGACCGCGATCACATTGGCGGCTTGCTGTCTTGCTTGGTAGATGCAGAACCTATACCTGGCTTTACAACGAAAGATTTCTGGTTCAATGGTTTTGCACATTTAGATGGACTGAAACCCCAGGACGAGTTTGAGTCCATGGGAGCAATTCAGGGCGAGCGATTAAGCAATTGGCTCGGAACGCAAAATTGGAACAAGTTATTCGCAGGTGGGCCTGTATGTCGTGAAAACAAACTACCTCTGCCCTATCGAGACTTTGAAGGTGGTATGCGATTGACTGTTCTAGGCCCAACAGCTAGAAGGCTCAGTGACTTGAAGCCTGTATGGCGAAAAGAGGTTGAAGCTGCGCTAAGGAAAGCACAGAAAAATATCTCAGATGAGGGCTTGGAGAGAATGGGTGCGAACTCCATTCATGCACTCAATGATAAGGAAGCGCTATTGCGTCTCGCCGAGCAACAACTTACAAGAGACAACAGCCCGGCGAACGCGAGCAGTATTGTACTGTTGTTGGAATACAAGGATACACGGATATTATTATCTGGAGATGCTTTTTCAACAGACTTAAAAGAATCTGTGCAACTGTTTTCCCAAGGCCAGCCTCTGGAGCTAGCTGCCTTCAAGGTTCCCCATCACGGCAGTCGACGGAATCTATGCAAAGCGCTGATCGAAAGTGTCCGCTGTCCCTGTTGGCTCATCTCGACCGATGGCTCTCGTTTCCAGCATCCCGACGACGAAGCAGTGGCGCGCATCCTCAGTTATAGCAAATATTGCCCTATTACTGTAGGGTTTAACATCCGCAGCGAATACAATGAAAAATGGAGTAATGACGATTGGCGGGAAAGGTTCAGCTACCGCACTACATACGGTAGCATAGAGGATGGCCTGATCTTGAAGTTCCAAGGGGGGGCTTTGGTAGACAGCTAG
- a CDS encoding GMC family oxidoreductase produces the protein MDETIVPASQDPLNRSGKQRRGFIKGSMVVIASASLASGIASAAQPAAPESQSRSRLKQQGPFEHVFDYVILGGGSAGAVLANRLSESGNKSVLLVEAGPSFDPDQYPELLYSGNIIAANADPRYEWGYHAEPVEQAEAIYAPRGKVIGGSSAINGAVACRALPYDFQRITAKGLKGWTFDEVLPYFKKMETCHTGDDKWHGRNGPFPIHQLTMDYITPVQRSTVEAAWKLGYAKVDDFNNPLANNGAGPNLMNVVNGVRVNTGIAYLTPEVRRRSNLTILCESLIDKLQFDGTKVRSVLLADGKELRGKEVILSAGAYGSAAILLRSGIGPKADLQALGIPVIRDAAVGTRLLDHAFYWMNFAGKPELKGQDHPVVGSQLWTHSSFAKSAGELDIAVSPSHLLDPSISKTGVAFSLGLELMKVSSTGSVKLKSLDPKVQPVIKLNHLTSEDDMQRMVECFRIARKLATTEPLKSLIVEEIFPGPSVSDSDKDIRQALAKGVGTLQHPCSTAPMGLPSDPNAVVDAQGNVYGVQGLRVIDASIFPEIPLINLNPNVIMMAEKLSDVIRKQQS, from the coding sequence ATGGATGAAACCATCGTTCCCGCATCACAAGACCCTCTGAACCGTTCCGGTAAGCAACGTCGCGGCTTCATCAAAGGCTCAATGGTGGTGATTGCCTCAGCGTCCCTCGCATCGGGTATTGCTTCAGCGGCGCAACCTGCTGCTCCGGAGAGTCAATCTCGCAGCCGGCTCAAACAACAGGGCCCGTTCGAGCACGTATTCGACTATGTGATTCTAGGCGGTGGTTCTGCCGGTGCCGTGTTGGCCAACCGTTTAAGTGAGAGCGGCAACAAGAGTGTTTTGCTGGTCGAGGCCGGTCCTTCTTTCGATCCGGATCAATACCCAGAGCTGCTCTACAGCGGCAACATCATCGCCGCCAACGCTGATCCGCGTTATGAATGGGGTTATCACGCCGAGCCGGTTGAGCAGGCTGAAGCGATCTATGCGCCGCGCGGCAAGGTAATCGGTGGCAGTTCCGCAATCAATGGCGCCGTTGCTTGCCGTGCCCTGCCCTACGACTTCCAGCGCATCACCGCCAAAGGCTTGAAGGGCTGGACGTTCGACGAGGTGCTGCCCTACTTCAAGAAGATGGAAACCTGTCACACCGGCGATGATAAATGGCACGGTCGCAATGGCCCGTTTCCGATTCATCAACTGACGATGGACTACATCACCCCCGTACAACGCTCGACGGTTGAGGCCGCCTGGAAACTCGGCTACGCCAAGGTCGATGACTTCAACAACCCTCTGGCCAACAACGGTGCAGGCCCAAATCTGATGAACGTGGTCAATGGTGTGCGGGTCAACACCGGCATCGCCTACCTCACGCCAGAGGTGCGTAGACGCTCGAATCTGACCATCCTTTGCGAAAGCCTGATCGACAAACTGCAGTTCGACGGTACCAAGGTCCGCTCGGTTCTGCTGGCTGACGGTAAAGAACTGCGTGGCAAGGAAGTGATCCTCAGTGCTGGCGCCTACGGCTCGGCAGCGATCCTGTTGCGCTCGGGTATCGGCCCGAAAGCGGATCTGCAAGCCCTGGGCATCCCGGTTATACGAGACGCTGCGGTCGGCACTCGACTGCTCGATCACGCCTTTTACTGGATGAACTTTGCCGGTAAGCCGGAACTCAAGGGCCAGGATCACCCCGTTGTCGGCTCACAATTGTGGACTCACTCCTCCTTCGCCAAGTCAGCCGGGGAACTGGATATCGCGGTCTCCCCATCGCACTTGCTCGACCCGAGTATCAGCAAGACCGGTGTGGCGTTTTCGCTAGGGCTGGAATTGATGAAGGTCAGCTCGACCGGCAGCGTCAAACTCAAGAGCCTCGATCCGAAGGTTCAACCTGTCATCAAGCTCAATCACCTCACCAGCGAAGACGACATGCAGCGCATGGTCGAATGCTTCCGGATCGCCCGAAAACTAGCCACGACTGAGCCTTTGAAAAGCCTGATTGTCGAGGAAATCTTCCCGGGGCCATCGGTTAGCGACAGCGACAAAGACATTCGCCAAGCCCTAGCTAAAGGCGTCGGCACCTTGCAGCACCCTTGTTCCACAGCTCCGATGGGACTGCCAAGCGATCCGAACGCGGTGGTTGATGCGCAGGGGAATGTCTATGGCGTACAAGGACTGCGAGTCATTGACGCATCAATCTTCCCTGAAATTCCGCTGATCAACCTCAACCCGAACGTCATCATGATGGCGGAAAAACTATCGGATGTGATTCGTAAACAGCAAAGTTGA
- the tnpB gene encoding IS66 family insertion sequence element accessory protein TnpB (TnpB, as the term is used for proteins encoded by IS66 family insertion elements, is considered an accessory protein, since TnpC, encoded by a neighboring gene, is a DDE family transposase.) yields the protein MLVKSDAIGGLIECKRLVKCNANEWSVPMQSDGQVECNFAIWLATEPMDMRAGTETALARVVAVFGAAKPHCAYLFANRRATRMKVLVHDGIGVWLAARRLNQGKFHWPGVRQGSEVQLDAEQLQALVLGLPWQRVGSGGAITLL from the coding sequence GTGCTGGTCAAATCCGATGCAATCGGTGGTCTAATCGAATGCAAACGCCTGGTCAAGTGCAATGCAAACGAGTGGTCAGTACCGATGCAATCAGATGGTCAAGTGGAGTGCAATTTCGCAATCTGGCTCGCCACCGAGCCCATGGATATGCGCGCCGGCACTGAAACGGCGCTGGCGAGGGTGGTCGCGGTGTTCGGTGCGGCGAAGCCGCACTGCGCTTATCTGTTTGCCAATCGCCGCGCGACTCGGATGAAAGTGCTGGTACACGATGGGATTGGCGTATGGCTGGCGGCACGTCGCTTGAACCAAGGTAAATTCCATTGGCCAGGCGTTCGGCAAGGCAGTGAAGTGCAGTTGGATGCCGAGCAACTTCAGGCTTTGGTACTAGGCCTACCTTGGCAACGCGTGGGGTCTGGCGGAGCTATTACGCTGCTTTAA
- a CDS encoding caspase family protein: MTSLIPENLSLPGTHALVIGVSAYEFLSGSANCSPQGSEFVIGQLSAAARSASEFAAWLMTEYNRPGLPLRSLRVLLSPSPDETIAPSIHALLKGDWRATRENVDIMFAHFRDAARSHDENVAIVYVVGHGVQFSKNGAVLLLNDFASPLHRYETYIGAVDMRKMHDAMNQESEIAQTQFWFVDVCRDLPKELEKYETLAGVKGGNVTRTGSAKSSPLFISASPGQGAFAKFNGLTLFCDALFKGLKEGHAARSEGERNSPWRVSVNTLLEYLPAAVQALAGTGGKTQEVECTGKMTNAVLHECLTPPDVDLTISIRSGHNNTNYTANLKHRGTTLYKSYSNWPLTAKVPAGLYAIEVTTLSPHGVDEDCLNLQPPVNEKEIPL; the protein is encoded by the coding sequence ATGACATCATTGATACCTGAAAACTTAAGCCTGCCCGGGACCCATGCATTGGTAATAGGGGTGAGTGCATACGAGTTCCTAAGCGGTAGCGCAAACTGCAGCCCTCAAGGTAGCGAGTTTGTGATCGGGCAGCTTTCAGCCGCTGCTCGCTCCGCGTCTGAATTTGCCGCGTGGTTGATGACTGAATACAACCGCCCTGGTCTTCCCCTGCGCAGCTTGCGCGTTTTGTTATCGCCTTCGCCCGATGAAACCATCGCGCCAAGCATTCATGCTCTCCTCAAAGGCGATTGGCGAGCCACTCGAGAAAACGTAGACATCATGTTTGCTCATTTCAGAGATGCCGCCAGAAGCCACGATGAAAACGTTGCTATCGTCTATGTCGTCGGACACGGTGTGCAGTTCAGTAAGAATGGGGCGGTCTTGTTATTGAACGATTTTGCTAGCCCACTGCATCGCTATGAAACGTATATCGGCGCAGTGGATATGAGAAAGATGCATGACGCGATGAATCAAGAGAGTGAAATTGCCCAAACTCAGTTTTGGTTCGTCGATGTATGCAGAGATCTGCCCAAAGAACTTGAAAAGTATGAAACTCTTGCGGGAGTTAAGGGTGGTAACGTAACACGGACAGGATCAGCCAAGTCTTCTCCCTTATTTATCTCTGCATCACCTGGCCAGGGTGCCTTTGCAAAATTTAATGGGTTGACTCTATTCTGCGATGCTCTTTTTAAAGGCCTTAAAGAGGGGCATGCAGCGCGCTCTGAGGGAGAGCGCAATTCACCATGGCGGGTGTCTGTCAATACTTTGCTCGAATACCTACCAGCCGCAGTGCAGGCTTTGGCTGGCACGGGAGGAAAGACACAAGAGGTTGAGTGCACGGGCAAAATGACCAACGCGGTGCTACATGAGTGCCTCACGCCCCCTGATGTTGATTTGACCATCTCTATACGATCTGGTCATAACAATACTAACTATACTGCCAACCTAAAACACCGTGGCACAACCCTGTATAAGAGTTATTCGAACTGGCCACTTACAGCTAAAGTACCTGCCGGTCTCTATGCAATCGAAGTAACGACGCTATCGCCACACGGTGTGGATGAGGATTGCTTGAACCTTCAACCTCCCGTCAATGAAAAGGAGATTCCGCTATGA
- a CDS encoding helix-turn-helix domain-containing protein has protein sequence MDYWQHVVRENFIHFDMQPIAGQPAFNGKIFQYTRNAIQLADVIADGHFVRRSMQHLSTGDDDFFLLLIQRHGTSQIEQDNRQVTMNPGDMVLCDSSRSYSMNMPGAFHHEVLMIPGRVMRHSLRNARDYTARVIPTASGTGRLFSQFINSLQGCVGELDELSSSSVASATVELLCAALVGAPEQVAVLPGNLKQFHLRRLRAYVHEHLADQELDVDRISKALSLSKRYLHALCDGQPNTLSSWIWKERLDAARRTLSDPANAQNPITEIALSVGFKSPAHFSRMFQSAFQMSPRDLRAQAFEQRQRQSQVEGEGSGQT, from the coding sequence ATGGACTATTGGCAGCATGTCGTCAGAGAGAATTTCATCCATTTCGATATGCAGCCGATTGCCGGACAACCGGCTTTCAACGGAAAAATTTTTCAGTACACGCGCAATGCCATTCAACTGGCCGATGTGATTGCCGATGGTCACTTTGTCCGCCGCTCGATGCAGCACTTGTCTACGGGAGATGATGATTTCTTCCTGCTGCTCATCCAGCGTCATGGCACCAGTCAGATCGAGCAGGACAATCGTCAGGTCACCATGAATCCCGGTGACATGGTGCTTTGCGACAGTAGCCGCAGCTATTCGATGAATATGCCGGGCGCTTTCCATCACGAAGTACTGATGATTCCTGGGCGGGTGATGCGTCATTCGCTGCGAAACGCCAGGGATTACACTGCACGGGTGATTCCCACGGCGTCCGGGACCGGTCGGCTGTTCAGCCAGTTCATCAACTCGCTGCAAGGTTGCGTCGGTGAGCTTGATGAGCTCAGTTCATCTTCAGTGGCCAGCGCGACCGTCGAGTTGCTTTGTGCTGCATTGGTCGGGGCTCCAGAGCAGGTCGCTGTTCTTCCGGGCAATCTGAAACAATTTCACCTGCGGCGATTACGCGCCTATGTGCATGAGCACCTGGCTGATCAGGAACTGGATGTAGACCGGATCAGCAAGGCCTTAAGCTTGTCCAAGCGCTATTTGCATGCTCTCTGCGACGGGCAGCCCAATACCCTCTCTAGCTGGATCTGGAAAGAGCGCCTGGACGCCGCGCGCCGGACATTGAGCGATCCAGCCAACGCGCAGAATCCGATCACTGAGATTGCCTTGTCGGTCGGGTTCAAGAGCCCCGCGCACTTTAGTCGCATGTTCCAATCGGCATTCCAGATGAGCCCGCGCGACTTACGCGCTCAGGCGTTTGAGCAGAGACAGAGACAGAGCCAGGTTGAAGGGGAAGGCAGTGGCCAAACGTGA
- a CDS encoding NAD(P)-dependent alcohol dehydrogenase: MKTLAAVAREHRAPLEILSLKIDEPREDEVRIKIVAAGICRTDLDVRDGYLPTPLPVVLGHEGAGIVDKVGAAVNNFQVGDHVVLSMGRCGECGFCRSGQPAFCVNHVPLNFGGARADGSMCLHDQESAVHSHFFSQSSHATYAIAHKSSLVKVPKDVDLKLLGPLACGVMTGAGGMMNTLRPEPGSSVVIFGCGTVGLSALMASKIIGCSQRIVVDNKQSRLDLAMELGATHTVLSGPDVDVVKEIRALSDGLGVQYAFESSGVKTVISAALNSLRELGTLVMTGVLPQGETVEFDAWNLLRGRRVIGSVMGDTLPEIFIPQLVEYYRQGLLPLEKISRLYPLADINQAIDDGINGKVVKAIVVMSHQD, translated from the coding sequence ATGAAAACACTCGCCGCTGTGGCAAGAGAGCACCGTGCGCCACTGGAAATACTTTCACTGAAAATCGACGAACCGCGTGAGGACGAAGTACGGATCAAGATTGTGGCGGCGGGTATCTGCCGTACCGACCTGGACGTTCGGGATGGTTACCTGCCCACCCCACTTCCGGTGGTGCTGGGCCATGAAGGCGCGGGCATAGTCGATAAGGTCGGTGCAGCTGTCAACAACTTCCAGGTGGGGGATCACGTTGTGCTCTCCATGGGCCGTTGTGGCGAGTGCGGGTTCTGTCGTTCGGGGCAGCCAGCGTTTTGCGTTAATCATGTGCCATTGAACTTTGGCGGTGCTCGGGCCGACGGCTCGATGTGCTTGCACGATCAAGAAAGCGCGGTACACAGCCACTTTTTTTCGCAGTCCTCCCATGCCACTTACGCCATTGCGCACAAAAGCTCGCTGGTGAAAGTGCCTAAAGATGTCGACCTCAAACTGCTCGGCCCGCTTGCCTGCGGGGTGATGACGGGCGCCGGCGGGATGATGAATACCTTGCGCCCGGAGCCGGGTAGCAGCGTGGTGATTTTTGGCTGCGGTACCGTCGGCCTCAGCGCCTTGATGGCGAGCAAGATCATCGGCTGCAGCCAACGCATCGTGGTCGACAACAAACAATCGCGTCTCGACCTGGCCATGGAACTGGGGGCCACCCATACAGTGCTCTCAGGGCCTGACGTCGATGTGGTCAAAGAGATCCGCGCATTGAGTGATGGCTTGGGCGTGCAATACGCCTTTGAGTCCAGCGGTGTGAAAACGGTCATCAGCGCAGCACTCAACAGCCTGCGCGAACTCGGCACCCTAGTGATGACCGGCGTGTTGCCCCAGGGCGAGACCGTTGAGTTCGATGCCTGGAATCTGCTGCGTGGGCGGCGGGTGATCGGCAGCGTGATGGGCGACACCTTGCCGGAGATTTTCATCCCGCAGTTGGTTGAGTACTACCGCCAGGGCCTGCTACCCCTTGAAAAAATTTCCCGATTGTACCCGTTGGCAGACATCAACCAAGCCATTGACGACGGCATCAACGGCAAGGTGGTCAAGGCCATCGTGGTCATGTCGCATCAGGACTGA